The following coding sequences are from one Geothrix sp. window:
- a CDS encoding serine/threonine-protein kinase, giving the protein MRTHIGKFEIVRLLGQGAMGEVYLGRDPGIGREVAIKTIRPALIGLDVGGDVRDRFAREAKAAGLLHHPNVVTVFEFGTDGDLLYLVMEYVPGDDLGTLMARDALNPSDLLEILAQVCEGLAQAHKHGIIHRDIKPTNVMVLREDGELRAKVMDFGVAKLSGGDVTQTGQVVGTLAYMAPEYLRTGHAEPASDLFSVGVMLHEGLCGERPFNGGTTGAMVYTIIHDEPRSLEDTVFEGVSPSVKALSSRLLAKHPAARFSNAAEAAKALRAAKNPTWIAPLDDATVALPSRTGSRAGSAIRGPKSRRPWVLATLGLGLLLAVTAGFRVLRRPAAPLQSQVNAHINDLVLDEAANQLDAHPEHALKLAQEIIDATPDTVPVDPDAYALKMAALYRMNLLELLETAANEARDRKVSGQEMLKNAKFRAMLDHEKTRRKLRPELRERLLKGEG; this is encoded by the coding sequence ATGCGCACCCACATCGGCAAGTTCGAGATCGTCCGCCTGCTGGGGCAGGGCGCCATGGGCGAGGTCTACCTGGGACGGGATCCGGGCATCGGACGCGAGGTCGCCATCAAGACGATCCGCCCGGCCCTCATCGGACTCGATGTGGGCGGCGACGTCCGGGACCGCTTCGCGCGCGAGGCGAAGGCCGCGGGCCTGCTCCACCACCCGAACGTGGTCACGGTCTTCGAATTCGGCACAGATGGGGACCTGCTCTACCTGGTCATGGAATACGTGCCGGGCGACGATCTGGGCACCCTGATGGCAAGGGACGCGCTGAACCCCTCCGACCTGCTCGAGATCCTGGCCCAGGTCTGCGAGGGGCTGGCCCAGGCCCACAAGCACGGCATCATCCACCGCGACATCAAGCCCACCAACGTCATGGTGCTGCGTGAGGACGGCGAGCTGCGGGCCAAGGTCATGGATTTCGGCGTGGCCAAGCTGAGCGGCGGCGACGTGACCCAGACGGGCCAGGTGGTGGGCACCCTCGCCTACATGGCGCCGGAGTATCTGCGCACGGGCCATGCGGAGCCCGCCTCCGACCTCTTCTCCGTGGGCGTCATGCTGCACGAAGGCCTCTGCGGCGAGAGGCCCTTCAACGGGGGCACCACCGGCGCCATGGTCTACACCATCATCCACGATGAGCCCCGCTCCCTGGAGGACACGGTCTTCGAGGGCGTGAGCCCTTCGGTGAAGGCCCTCTCCTCCCGCCTGCTCGCCAAGCACCCCGCCGCCCGGTTCTCGAATGCGGCCGAAGCCGCCAAGGCCCTGCGCGCCGCCAAGAACCCCACCTGGATCGCCCCGCTCGATGACGCCACCGTGGCCCTGCCCAGCCGCACCGGCAGCCGGGCCGGATCCGCCATCCGCGGCCCAAAGTCCAGGCGGCCCTGGGTGCTGGCCACCCTCGGCCTCGGCCTGCTCCTGGCAGTGACGGCGGGTTTCCGGGTGCTGCGGCGCCCCGCGGCACCTCTCCAGTCCCAGGTGAACGCCCACATCAACGACCTGGTGCTCGACGAGGCCGCCAATCAGCTGGATGCACATCCTGAGCACGCCCTGAAGCTGGCGCAGGAGATCATCGACGCCACGCCGGACACCGTACCGGTGGACCCGGATGCCTACGCCCTGAAGATGGCCGCCCTCTACAGGATGAACCTGCTGGAGCTGCTCGAGACCGCCGCCAACGAGGCCCGCGACCGAAAGGTCAGTGGCCAGGAGATGCTGAAGAATGCCAAATTCCGGGCCATGCTGGACCACGAGAAGACGAGGCGGAAGCTACGACCGGAATTGAGGGAGCGACTCCTGAAAGGCGAAGGCTAG
- a CDS encoding ABC transporter ATP-binding protein, which yields MLALELDSLTKRFGDKAAVDGLSLTLEPGAFLGLLGRNGAGKSTTLKMVTGLLKPTAGRIRILGLDLEADPLAVKRQIGAMPEDMALLDMLTGPQYLRFVGRMYGMPDALIDGRREELFDKLDLAVAPKQLIADYSFGMKKKVALCAALIHGPRMVFLDEPFEGIDPVTSRTIKDILHSLQQSGVTLVLTSHILEVVERLCPLIAILDDGRLKGFGPLEDLRHGGESLEQLFVNLVGGAQKGNLSWL from the coding sequence ATGCTCGCTCTGGAACTCGACTCCCTCACCAAGCGGTTCGGCGACAAGGCGGCGGTGGACGGCCTCAGCCTGACCCTCGAGCCCGGGGCCTTCCTGGGTCTGCTGGGCCGCAATGGCGCCGGGAAGTCGACCACCCTGAAGATGGTGACGGGCCTACTGAAGCCGACGGCCGGGCGCATCCGCATCCTGGGGCTGGATCTCGAGGCCGATCCACTGGCGGTGAAGCGGCAGATCGGCGCCATGCCCGAGGACATGGCCCTGCTGGACATGCTCACGGGGCCCCAGTACCTGCGCTTCGTGGGGCGCATGTACGGCATGCCCGACGCCCTCATCGACGGACGGCGCGAAGAACTCTTCGACAAGCTGGACCTGGCCGTGGCGCCGAAGCAGCTCATCGCCGACTACAGCTTCGGCATGAAGAAGAAGGTGGCCCTCTGCGCCGCGCTCATCCACGGCCCGCGCATGGTCTTCCTCGACGAGCCCTTCGAGGGCATCGACCCCGTCACCAGCCGCACCATCAAGGACATCCTCCACAGCCTGCAGCAGAGTGGGGTGACCCTGGTGCTCACGAGCCACATCCTGGAAGTGGTGGAGCGGCTCTGCCCCCTCATCGCCATCCTCGACGACGGACGCCTCAAGGGCTTCGGCCCCCTGGAGGACCTGCGGCACGGTGGCGAGAGCCTCGAGCAGCTCTTCGTCAACCTGGTGGGCGGCGCCCAGAAGGGGAACCTGTCGTGGTTGTGA